Genomic DNA from Candidatus Hydrogenedentota bacterium:
CAGCCGTCGGTGAGTTCGGCAAGCCGAGCCGGGGGCACCTTCACATTCTCACACCGGCACGGCGCCGGCGCGAGCTTATTTGTCGCTGAGCGCGGCAACACCCGGGAGGATCTTGCCTTCCAGCATCTCCAGGGAGGCACCGCCGCCCGTGGAAACGTGGGCCATCTTGTCCGCCAGTCCAAACTGCACCACCGCCGCCGCGGTGTCGCCGCCGCCGATGATGCTGATGATGGACGGGTTCTCCGCAAGCACGTCGGCGATGCCGCGCGTGCCCTTGGCAAAATTCTCCATCTCGAATACGCCCACCGGGCCGTTCCAGACCACGGTCGCCGCCTTCTTGATGGCTTCGCTGAAGAGTTCCAGGGTCTTCGGGCCGATATCCAGCCCTTCCCAACCGTCTTCGATCTCGCCCAGGCCAACCACTTTCGTGTTGGCGTCGTTCGAGAAGGCGTCGGCTACGATGTTGTCCACCGGAAGCAGCAATTCGATGCCCTTCTCTTTCGCCTTTTCGATAACCTTCAGCGCCGTGTCCAGACCGTCCTTATCAAGGAGCGAGTTGCCAATCGCATAGCCCTGGGCCTTCATGAAGGTGTAGGCCATGCCGCCGCCGATGATCAGCGTATCCACCAGATTCAGCAGGTTGTCGATGACCGTGATCTTGTCGGACACCTTCGCGCCGCCGAGAATGGCCACCAGCGGACGCTTCGGGTTGCTCAGCACACCGCCGATGTAGGCGATCTCCTTCGCCACCAGGAAGCCCGCGGCGCTCTGGCCGATAAACTTCGTCACGCCTTCGGTAGAGGCGTGGGCCCGGTGAACCGTGCCGAAGGCGTCGCTGATATACACATCCGCCAGCTTTGCCAACTGCTCCGACAGCGCCGGATCGTTGGCCTCTTCACCCGGATTGAAGCGGGTATTTTCCAACAACAGGATGTCGCCCGGCGCGAGCTTCGCCACGGCCGCTTCCACCTCGGGGCCGACGATATCGTCCACCTTGGTGACGTTGCCGCCGACGAGCGCCCGAAGGCAATCCGCCACGGGGTCCATCTTCAGCTTGCTGT
This window encodes:
- a CDS encoding phosphoglycerate kinase; its protein translation is MNKLSIDDLQLKDKTVLMRVDFNVPQNEDGTVRDDTRIVAALKSIQYVRDQGGKLILMSHLGRPKPGKDNSKLKMDPVADCLRALVGGNVTKVDDIVGPEVEAAVAKLAPGDILLLENTRFNPGEEANDPALSEQLAKLADVYISDAFGTVHRAHASTEGVTKFIGQSAAGFLVAKEIAYIGGVLSNPKRPLVAILGGAKVSDKITVIDNLLNLVDTLIIGGGMAYTFMKAQGYAIGNSLLDKDGLDTALKVIEKAKEKGIELLLPVDNIVADAFSNDANTKVVGLGEIEDGWEGLDIGPKTLELFSEAIKKAATVVWNGPVGVFEMENFAKGTRGIADVLAENPSIISIIGGGDTAAAVVQFGLADKMAHVSTGGGASLEMLEGKILPGVAALSDK